The Carassius carassius chromosome 9, fCarCar2.1, whole genome shotgun sequence genome includes a region encoding these proteins:
- the LOC132148570 gene encoding calcium-binding protein 5-like encodes MSLGPACIFLRGAKNIERPLADEEIDELREAFAEFDKDKDGLISCKDLGNLMRTMGYMPTEMELIELSQNINMNLGGCVDFEDFVDLMAPKLLAETAGMIGLKELKDAFREFDIDGDGTITIEELKHAMLKLLGENTNRKEIEAVVREADNNGDGTVDFEEFVKMMSKN; translated from the exons ATGAGTCTGGGGCCTGCGTGCATTTTCCTGAGAGGAGCTAAAAACATC GAGCGTCCGCTGGCTGATGAGGAGATAGACG AGCTGCGCGAGGCGTTTGCCGAGTTTGATAAGGATAAGGATGGTCTGATCAGCTGTAAAGATCTGGGCAACCTTATGAGGACGATGGGCTACATGCCCACTGAGATGGAACTGATTGAACTTAGCCAGAACATCAACATGAACC TCGGAGGATGTGTTGATTTCGAGGATTTTGTTGACCTCATGGCCCCAAAGCTGCTGGCGGAAACGGCTGGAATGATCGGACTGAAAGAGTTAAAAGATGCATTTAGAGAG TTTGATATAGATGGCGACGGCACTATCACCATTGAAGAACTGAAGCATGCCATGCTAAAACTGCTTGGTGAAAATACAAACAGGAAAGAAATAGAAGCAGTGGTCCGAGAAGCAGACAACAATGGAGACGGAACCGTTGATTTTGAGG AGTTTGTCAAAATGATGTCTAAAAATTGA
- the LOC132148993 gene encoding phosphatidylinositol transfer protein beta isoform-like: MTRVPHFRRPQSVVECTVLSRFGMVLIKQYQVLLPCSVEEYQVGQLYSVAEASKNNTGGGEGIEVLRNEPYEKDGEKGQYTHKIYHIHSKVPGFIQMFAPEGALVFHEKAWNAYPYCRTIVTNEYMKDDFFIKIETWHKPDMETTENPHGLPPEEWEDIEIVPIDIADRSQVDDVDYKPEEDPAIYHSEKTGRGPLGPEWKKELHNGNCPYMTAYKLVTVHFRWWGLQGRVENFIHKQEKRLFTNFHRQLFCWLDRWVDLTMDDIRRMEEETQRELDQMRSQGSVRGMKAGED; encoded by the exons ATGACGCGCGTGCCTCACTTCCGGCGACCGCAGTCTGTTGTTGAATGTACTGTTCTGTCCAGATTCGGGATGGTACTCATCAAGCAATA CCAGGTGCTGTTGCCATGTTCAGTAGAAGAG TACCAGGTTGGCCAACTGTACTCGGTTGCAGAGGCCAGTAAGAACAACACAGGAGGAGGAGAAGGGATCGAGGTCCTCCGAAATGAACCTTATGAGAAGGACGGAGAGAAGGGCCAGTACACCCACAAGATCTACCACATACACAG CAAGGTTCCCGGTTTTATTCAGATGTTTGCCCCTGAAGGAGCCCTGGTTTTTCATGAGAAAGCCTGGAACGCCTATCCATACTGTCGCACTA TTGTTACA AATGAATACATGAAGGATGATTTCTTCATTAAGATAGAAACTTGGCATAAACCAGACATGGAAACAACTGAGAAT CCTCATGGTCTTCCCCCTGAGGAGTGGGAGGACATTGAGATTGTGCCGATCGATATAGCTGATCGCTCTCAGGTGGATGATGTG GACTATAAACCAGAAGAGGACCCTGCCATCTACCACTCAGAGAAAACTGGGAGAGGACCTCTGGGACCTGAATGGAAG AAAGAGCTTCATAATGGTAACTGTCCCTATATGACAGCGTACAAGCTGGTGACGGTTCACTTTCGCTGGTGGGGTCTGCAGGGACGTGTGGAGAACTTCATTCATAAG CAGGAGAAAAGGCTTTTCACTAATTTCCATCGGCAGCTCTTCTGTTGGCTGGACCGCTGGGTGGACCTCACTATGGATGACATTCGTAGGATGGAGGAAGAAACACAGAGGGAGTTGGACCAG ATGCGTAGCCAAGGGTCTGTGCGAGGGATGAAAGCAGGCGAGGACTAG